One stretch of Armigeres subalbatus isolate Guangzhou_Male chromosome 2, GZ_Asu_2, whole genome shotgun sequence DNA includes these proteins:
- the LOC134215053 gene encoding uncharacterized protein K02A2.6-like produces MPNQGETSGVATQIPACPPTFAFEPFDRSKTKWSRWVKRLEGACEIFGIPDNKKKNMLLHYMGAETYNVLCDNLSPAEPENKTYADIVKTLEEYFDPAPLEMVELWKFRQRMQREGLRNQLVFGLRSDRTRTRLIEEKKLTFDKAKQIALSMEASGEGAEALNRQMHDVNLTDRKRSQSRRGSMASANNKVTNPTKRNVCFRCGSEAHYANKCEHINKICGLCHKKGHLKRVCLSASAERKQFSGDGYATKSRPKKHFMNLVEDTIDSESEYSNDDAIQIVEICKLENDYDDLSKIFLSVRVGGSLMKFEVDSGSPVSLISNADRIKYLKDLPLKQTDIQLRSYCGNKIGVFGVIETEVVVKGQSNQMRLFVVDAKRHPLLGREWMRALRIDWNNIMGDSVGDVNKITLRTSMPSAVKGLLEEFASVFDESIGKMGKIKASLHLKPDSKPIFLKARTLPFSIRDIVEQEINSLVESGVLVKVNRSEWATPVVPVMKSSNKVRLCGDYKLTVNKCLIVDEHPLPTVNEMFSNMAGGEKFTKLDLAQAYLQMEVRPEDQSMLTLNTHLGLYQPTRLMYGVASAPAIFQREISQILQGIPGVTVFLDDVEITGPDDETHLARLREVLRRFHENNIRVNVQKCEFFAESIEYCGYIIDRRGISKMPQKVEAIQEMPRPKNREQVRAFMGLINYYGRFIKNLSTKLYPINSLLKENMPFVWTKACEQAFLWVKAEMQSDRVLVHYDSSLPLVLATDASPYGVGAVLSHIFPDGVERPIQYASQTLSVTQQNYTQVDKEAYAIIFGVKKFYQYLFGRKFILVTDNKPVVQILSPDKGLPTMSALRMQHYAVFLETFDFDIRYRASKDHGNADGMSRLPVRNSSSREQIEEVDVIQVNQIETLPITVEELEEYTAKDKNVKQLIQGLRSGRPVEGSFRFGVDQNQFTMQGSCLMRGIRVYIPPPLRDRVLAELHSGHFGVSRMKSLARSYCWWENIDKAIEDLAKDCVNCARFRTDPPKVAVHCWERPSEPFQRIHADFAGPFLGLFFLILVDAHSKWPEIKVVPDITAETTIRTMREFFANFGLPSVLVTDRGTQFTSDQFQKFLRNNGITHKMGAPYHPATNGQAERYVQTFKNKLKSLNCSRTEVHAELQKILMAYRRTVHPATGQSPSMLVFGRQIKSRVDLMIPNVCNRNYSRGEDTMVRSFSVNERVAARDFLSNAEKWKFGVVAARIGKLHYMIELDDGRMWKRHIDQLRAGPLSRQEALESASVLERSVIVPSTAVRPTVQPKIELDETDSTIDDSNDLDIPSNQNDRTRTPVSIAVETGGSGLNPDNKRSAKTRASETGNATIRRSYREKRPPRRLDL; encoded by the exons ATGCCGAACCAAGGAGAAACCTCCGGTGTAGCAACCCAAATACCAGCATGCCCGCCCACTTTTGCATTCGAACCTTTTGACAGAAGCAAAACAAAGTGGTCGCGCTGGGTTAAAAGACTGGAAGGCGCTTGTGAGATCTTTGGAATACCCGATAACAAGAAGAAAAACATGTTGCTCCACTACATGGGAGCGGAAACATACAACGTACTCTGTGATAACTTGTCACCAGCCGAACCTGAGAACAAAACGTATGCGGATATCGTGAAGACACTGGAAGAATATTTCGATCCGGCTCCATTGGAAATGGTGGAACTTTGGAAGTTCCGGCAACGTATGCAGCGGGAAG GATTAAGAAACCAACTGGTGTTCGGTTTGAGGAGTGATCGTACTCGGACACGCTTAATAGAGGAGAAGAAATTAACGTTCGACAAAGCGAAGCAAATTGCACTCTCTATGGAAGCGTCAGGCGAGGGGGCGGAAGCACTGAACAGGCAGATGCACGACGTGAACTTGACGGACAGGAAGAGGTCTCAATCGAGACGGGGATCGATGGCATCCGCTAATAATAAGGTAACTAACCCTACTAAAAGAAATGTATGTTTCCGATGCGGTAGTGAGGCACACTATGCGAATAAGTGCGAGCACATTAACAAGATCTGTGGCCTTTGCCACAAGAAAGGTCATTTAAAGCGAGTGTGTCTCAGCGCCAGCGCCGAACGCAAGCAATTTTCTGGTGACGGTTACGCAACAAAGAGTAGACCTAAGAAGCATTTCATGAATCTTGTTGAGGATACCATTGACTCGGAGTCCGAGTATTCAAATGATGACGCAATTcaaattgttgaaatttgtaAGCTAGAAAATGATTATGATGATTTGTCTAAAATCTTTTTGAGTGTAAGAGTAGGAGGTTCACTGATGAAATTTGAGGTAGACAGTGGATCGCCAGTGTCTCTAATAAGTAATGCTGACAGAATCAAGTACTTGAAGGACTTACCGTTAAAGCAAACTGACATTCAACTACGTAGTTATTGTGGTAATAAGATCGGTGTTTTCGGTGTAATTGAAACGGAGGTTGTGGTTAAAGGTCAATCGAATCAAATGCGACTGTTTGTTGTAGATGCTAAACGACATCCTTTGTTGGGACGTGAATGGATGCGTGCGCTACGTATTGACTGGAACAATATTATGGGTGATTCCGTAGGGGATGTGAATAAAATCACGTTACGTACTTCTATGCCCAGTGCGGTGAAAGGTTTGTTGGAAGAGTTCGCTTCAGTGTTTGATGAATCAATCGGTAAAATGGGTAAAATTAAAGCTTCTTTACACCTTAAACCAGATTCGAAACCGATTTTCCTAAAAGCGCGTACTCTCCCCTTTTCTATTCGAGACATTGTAGAGCAGGAAATCAACAGTTTGGTTGAGTCAGGTGTTTTGGTAAAGGTTAACCGTAGTGAGTGGGCAACGCCTGTCGTTCCGGTGATGAAATCCTCCAACAAAGTTCGGCTATGTGGTGACTACAAACTTACAGTGAATAAGTGTTTAATAGTAGACGAACACCCTTTACCAACAGTAAACGAAATGTTCTCCAATATGGCGGGTGGAGAAAAGTTTACCAAATTAGATCTTGCACAGGCATATCTGCAGATGGAAGTCCGTCCGGAGGATCAATCGATGTTGACTCTTAATACGCACCTAGGATTATACCAGCCGACAAGGTTGATGTACGGAGTTGCGTCGGCGCCGGCGATTTTTCAAAGGGAAATATCGCAAATCTTACAAGGTATTCCCGGAGTAACAGTGTTCCTGGACGACGTAGAAATCACTGGACCTGATGATGAAACGCATCTTGCAAGGTTGCGTGAAGTTCTTAGGAGGTTCCACGAGAACAATATTCGTGTGAATGTGCAGAAATGCGAATTCTTTGCTGAGAGCATTGAATATTGCGGCTACATTATCGATCGCCGGGGAATCAGCAAGATGCCACAGAAAGTCGAGGCTATTCAAGAGATGCCCCGTCCAAAGAATCGAGAGCAAGTACGAGCTTTCATGGGACTTATAAACTACTATGGTAGGTTTATAAAGAACCTAAGCACAAAGCTTTATCCGATCAATAGCTTGCTGAAGGAGAACATGCCATTCGTTTGGACAAAAGCTTGTGAACAGGCATTTCTATGGGTGAAAGCAGAAATGCAATCCGATCGCGTACTGGTACATTACGATTCGAGTCTTCCGCTGGTTTTAGCAACAGATGCTTCACCTTATGGTGTTGGTGCGGTACTGAGTCACATCTTTCCAGATGGCGTGGAACGGCCGATCCAGTACGCTTCACAGACTTTGAGCGTCACTCAACAGAATTATACTCAGGTAGATAAGGAGGCATATGCTATAATTTTTGGAGTGAAGAAATTTTATCAGTACCTCTTCggccggaaattcattctagtAACAGATAACAAAccagttgttcaaattttgtctCCGGACAAAGGTCTTCCGACAATGTCGGCCTTGCGCATGCAACATTATGCTGTGTTCTTGGAGACTTTTGATTTTGATATACGGTACCGTGCTTCCAAGGACCATGGCAACGCTGATGGCATGTCTCGTTTGCCAGTCCGTAACTCCAGCAGTCGAGAACAGATAGAAGAAGTAGACGTCATACAAGTTAACCAAATTGAAACGTTACCAATAACGGTTGAGGAATTGGAGGAGTATACTGCTAAGGACAAAAACGTGAAACAGTTGATCCAAGGTCTGAGGTCAGGGCGGCCTGTTGAAGGGTCGTTTAGGTTCGGAGTTGACCAAAACCAGTTTACGATGCAAGGCTCTTGCTTGATGAGGGGAATCCGTGTGTATATTCCACCACCGTTACGCGATCGGGTCCTTGCTGAACTGCATTCGGGACACTTTGGTGTTTCGCGGATGAAATCCCTCGCTCGATCATACTGCTGGTGGGAGAATATCGATAAGGCAATAGAAGATTTGGCAAAGGATTGTGTTAACTGTGCGCGTTTCAGAACGGATCCACCGAAAGTAGCAGTACACTGTTGGGAACGCCCTAGTGAGCCGTTCCAAAGGATTCATGCGGATTTTGCCGGGCCATTCCTTGGATTGTTTTTCCTGATACTTGTCGATGCTCACAGCAAATGGCCAGAAATAAAGGTGGTGCCGGACATAACTGCGGAGACAACCATCAGAACCATGCGTgaattttttgcaaattttggtTTGCCGTCCGTATTGGTTACTGACCGAGGAACACAGTTCACCTCTGatcaatttcaaaaatttctcagaAATAATGGAATTACCCATAAGATGGGAGCACCGTACCACCCCGCCACCAACGGCCAGGCGGAACGGTACGTACAAACATTCAAGAACAAGCTGAAATCGTTGAACTGTTCGCGAACGGAGGTACATGCGGAGTTACAGAAGATTCTTATGGCGTACAGAAGAACGGTACATCCTGCTACCGGACAAAGTCCATCGATGTTGGTATTCGGCCGACAGATAAAATCTAGAGTTGATTTGATGATTCCAAACGTGTGTAACAGGAACTATTCTCGCGGGGAAGACACAATGGTGCGTTCATTCTCTGTGAATGAAAGGGTAGCTGCTCGTGATTTCCTTTCCAATGCAGAAAAGTGGAAATTTGGCGTGGTAGCAGCTCGGATTGGTAAGCTTCACTACATGATTGAACTTGATGATGGCCGGATGTGGAAGCGCCACATTGATCAGTTGAGGGCAGGACCTTTATCTCGACAAGAAGCACTGGAGAGTGCGTCAGTGCTTGAACGTAGTGTAATAGTACCCTCCACAGCGGTTCGCCCTACAGTCCagccaaaaattgaacttgacGAGACTGACTCGACAATTGATGATTCAAATGACCTTGACATACCATCTAACCAAAACGATCGTACACGTACACCTGTCAGCATTGCAGTTGAAACTGGTGGTTCAGGTTTGAACCCAGATAATAAGCGGAGCGCAAAAACTAGGGCATCAGAGACAGGCAATGCTACTATTCGTAGATCATACCGCGAAAAAAGGCCTCCGCGTAGACTGGACCTATGA